Proteins from a genomic interval of Helicoverpa zea isolate HzStark_Cry1AcR chromosome 13, ilHelZeax1.1, whole genome shotgun sequence:
- the LOC124635951 gene encoding galactose mutarotase isoform X1 produces MHRREVAQWLKELCFCPRRSSDLRTMVTLKVEAFGVYKGKNVQKFTWTTSAGAEISVISYGAIIQALKVPDKYGVKKDLVLGFDDLEGYVQRNTPYLGATVGRCANRIGNATFEIDGKTYNVAKNIGKDHLHGGIVGFDKVVWETTIVKNKVIFSYLSKDLEEGYPGDLITNVIYEVTDDNRLHLDFKASTTKKTVVNLTNHSYFNLAGHDAGADELYCHWVVINADKITKTDENSIPTGSFIPVQNTPFDFTVQKKLGDAMALGSNLFDDNYCIETYGPEILTFASAVTHPASGRFLEVHTNQPGIQFYTANFLPSPSEPALVGKSGVGYRRHGAFCLETQTYPDAVHHENFPTALLVPGEVYNHRVVYRFGVYNTDKVVEAPIVMPA; encoded by the exons atgcaTAGAAGAGAGGTAGCTCAGTGGTTAAAAGAACTCTGTTTTTGCCCGCGACGCTCCTCGGATC TTAGAACAATGGTGACACTTAAAGTAGAAGCTTTCGGAGTATACAAAGGCAAGAATGTTCAGAAGTTCACATGGACCACCTCGGCTGGAGCGGAAATATCTGTGATATCTTACGGAGCTATCATACAGGCTTTAAAG GTGCCAGACAAATATGGAGTCAAGAAAGACCTGGTCCTCGGTTTTGATGACCTAGAAGGTTACGTACAGAGGAATACTCCGTACCTTGGAGCCACTGTTGGGAGGTGTGCGAACCGTATTGGAAATGCCACCTTCGAGATAGATGGCAAGACCTACAATGTAGCCAAAAATATTGGCAAAGATCACCTGCATGGCGGAATAGTTGGGTTCGATAAG GTAGTTTGGGAGACCACCATAGTGAAGAACAAAGTCATCTTCAGCTACCTATCCAAGGACCTAGAAGAAGGGTACCCAGGTGACCTGATCACCAACGTGATATACGAAGTGACAGACGACAACCGACTTCATTTGGACTTCAAAGCTTCGACTACTAAGAAGACGGTGGTTAATCTGACAAACCACTCGTATTTTAATCTGGCTGGACATGATGCTGGGGCTGATGAGTTGTATTGTCATTGGGTGGTTATTAACGCTGATAA aatcACTAAGACGGATGAGAACTCGATTCCTACCGGGTCCTTCATTCCTGTTCAGAACACACCCTTCGACTTCACAGTCCAAAAGAAGTTGGGGGACGCCATGGCTTTGGGAAGTAACCTCTTCGATGATAACTACTGCATCGAAACTTATGGACCTGAG ATCCTGACCTTCGCATCAGCAGTAACCCATCCAGCATCAGGCCGTTTCCTGGAAGTGCACACGAACCAACCAGGAATTCAGTTTTACACCGCGAACTTCTTACCATCCCCATCCGAACCAGCGCTGGTTGGCAAGAGTGGGGTTGGGTACCGTCGCCACGGGGCCTTCTGCTTGGAAACCCAGACTTACCCAGATGCAGTTCATCATGAGAACTTCCCCACGGCTCTGTTGGTGCCTGGTGAGGTTTATAACCATAGAGTTGTGTATAGATTTGGAGTTTATAATACTGATAAAGTGGTAGAAGCACCTATTGTGATGCCGGCATAG
- the LOC124635951 gene encoding galactose mutarotase isoform X2, with protein sequence MVTLKVEAFGVYKGKNVQKFTWTTSAGAEISVISYGAIIQALKVPDKYGVKKDLVLGFDDLEGYVQRNTPYLGATVGRCANRIGNATFEIDGKTYNVAKNIGKDHLHGGIVGFDKVVWETTIVKNKVIFSYLSKDLEEGYPGDLITNVIYEVTDDNRLHLDFKASTTKKTVVNLTNHSYFNLAGHDAGADELYCHWVVINADKITKTDENSIPTGSFIPVQNTPFDFTVQKKLGDAMALGSNLFDDNYCIETYGPEILTFASAVTHPASGRFLEVHTNQPGIQFYTANFLPSPSEPALVGKSGVGYRRHGAFCLETQTYPDAVHHENFPTALLVPGEVYNHRVVYRFGVYNTDKVVEAPIVMPA encoded by the exons ATGGTGACACTTAAAGTAGAAGCTTTCGGAGTATACAAAGGCAAGAATGTTCAGAAGTTCACATGGACCACCTCGGCTGGAGCGGAAATATCTGTGATATCTTACGGAGCTATCATACAGGCTTTAAAG GTGCCAGACAAATATGGAGTCAAGAAAGACCTGGTCCTCGGTTTTGATGACCTAGAAGGTTACGTACAGAGGAATACTCCGTACCTTGGAGCCACTGTTGGGAGGTGTGCGAACCGTATTGGAAATGCCACCTTCGAGATAGATGGCAAGACCTACAATGTAGCCAAAAATATTGGCAAAGATCACCTGCATGGCGGAATAGTTGGGTTCGATAAG GTAGTTTGGGAGACCACCATAGTGAAGAACAAAGTCATCTTCAGCTACCTATCCAAGGACCTAGAAGAAGGGTACCCAGGTGACCTGATCACCAACGTGATATACGAAGTGACAGACGACAACCGACTTCATTTGGACTTCAAAGCTTCGACTACTAAGAAGACGGTGGTTAATCTGACAAACCACTCGTATTTTAATCTGGCTGGACATGATGCTGGGGCTGATGAGTTGTATTGTCATTGGGTGGTTATTAACGCTGATAA aatcACTAAGACGGATGAGAACTCGATTCCTACCGGGTCCTTCATTCCTGTTCAGAACACACCCTTCGACTTCACAGTCCAAAAGAAGTTGGGGGACGCCATGGCTTTGGGAAGTAACCTCTTCGATGATAACTACTGCATCGAAACTTATGGACCTGAG ATCCTGACCTTCGCATCAGCAGTAACCCATCCAGCATCAGGCCGTTTCCTGGAAGTGCACACGAACCAACCAGGAATTCAGTTTTACACCGCGAACTTCTTACCATCCCCATCCGAACCAGCGCTGGTTGGCAAGAGTGGGGTTGGGTACCGTCGCCACGGGGCCTTCTGCTTGGAAACCCAGACTTACCCAGATGCAGTTCATCATGAGAACTTCCCCACGGCTCTGTTGGTGCCTGGTGAGGTTTATAACCATAGAGTTGTGTATAGATTTGGAGTTTATAATACTGATAAAGTGGTAGAAGCACCTATTGTGATGCCGGCATAG
- the LOC124635950 gene encoding tryptophan 2,3-dioxygenase, translating to MACPMRSALDESMAQEGDCLGNEAGMLYGEYLMLDKLLSAQRMLSAESSKPVHDEHLFIVTHQAYELWFKQIIFEVDSVRALLDVEGLDESHTMEILKRLNRIVLILKLLVDQVMILETMTPLDFMDFRNYLRPASGFQSLQFRLLENKLGLKQALRVKYNQSYQTVFGDDPEAMDALQKSEQEPALLALIERWLERTPGLTTHGFNFWGKFQAAVNKLIKDDIDAASRETNETVRRHRLQDAENRREIYRSIFDPAVHDALRSRGERRLSHKALQGAIMITFYRDEPRFSQPHQLLTLLMDIDSLITKWRYNHVIMVQRMIGSQQLGTGGSSGYQYLRSTLSDRYKVFLDLFNLSTFLLPRSLIPPLDDGMKRSLNLTWGDSVKENGQNGDNAQNGDNAQNGIESSL from the exons atggcGTGCCCTATGAG GTCAGCGTTAGACGAGAGCATGGCACAAGAAGGTGACTGCCTAGGCAATGAAGCCGGCATGCTGTATGGAGAGTACCTCATGCTGGACAAGCTCCTATCAGCTCAGAGGATGCTCAGCGCCGAATCTTCGAAACCAGTCCATGATGAGCACCTTTTTATTGTCACCCATCAAG CATACGAGCTATGGTTCAAGCAGATAATCTTCGAAGTGGACTCGGTGCGGGCACTGCTGGATGTAGAAGGTCTGGACGAGAGCCACACCATGGAGATCTTGAAGAGGCTCAACAGAATCGTGCTTATTTTGAAG CTGTTAGTAGACCAAGTGATGATCTTGGAGACGATGACACCTCTGGACTTCATGGACTTCAGGAATTACCTGCGCCCCGCGTCTGGCTTCCAGAGCTTACAATTCCGCCTGCTAGAAAATAAG TTGGGTCTGAAGCAAGCATTACGTGTAAAGTATAATCAAAGCTACCAGACCGTTTTCGGAGACGACCCTGAAGCCATGGATGCATTGCAAAA atCAGAACAAGAGCCAGCTCTACTAGCTCTGATCGAGCGGTGGTTGGAGCGTACACCCGGCCTCACGACTCACGGGTTCAACTTCTGGGGCAAGTTCCAGGCTGCTGTCAACAAACTCATTAAGGATGATATTGATGCTGCTTCT CGTGAAACAAACGAGACGGTTCGACGCCACCGGCTGCAGGACGCGGAGAACAGGCGCGAGATCTACCGCTCCATCTTCGACCCTGCCGTCCACGACGCCCTCAGGTCCAGGGGAGAACGAAG ACTATCCCACAAGGCATTACAAGGCGCTATAATGATAACGTTCTACCGCGACGAGCCGCGCTTCTCGCAGCCGCATCAACTGCTCACGCTGCTCATGGACATCGACAGCCTCATTACTAAGTGGCGAT ACAACCACGTGATCATGGTACAGCGCATGATAGGCTCTCAGCAACTCGGCACCGGCGGATCTTCCGGATACCAATATCTTCGCTCCACACTcag tGACCGTTACAAAGTGTTTCTGGACTTATTTAACCTGTCAACATTCTTATTGCCGCGTTCCCTCATACCCCCATTAGACGACGGCATGAAGAGAAGTCTTAACCTAACTTGGGGGGACTCCGTCAAAGAAAACGGTCAGAATGGGGACAACGCTCAAAATGGGGACAACGCTCAAAATGGAATCGAATCTTCATTATAG